The window GAGATCCTGGCCGCGATGGCCCCTGACCTGGCGGCCCGCGACACCACTCCCGTCCTTCTGGTCGGCGACTTCAACGCACCCTCCCACCTGGACCGCGAGGACGCCGAGTGGCCCGTGACCAGGGCCGCGGAGGAGGCCGGCCTGCGCGACTCCTACCGGGAGGCGCACCCCGACCCGGTCGGGAGCCCCGGCCACACCTGGTCGCCGGTCCACACCGAGCACGAGGACGGCAGCGGGCGCCCGGAACCGCAGGACCGGATCGACTACGTGCTGTACGCGGGCGCCGGGCTCCGGGTCCTCGACTCCCGCACCCTCGTCACCGGCACCCCGCGCACCTGGCCCGACGTCGAGGGCAACGACTGGCCGTCGGACCACGCGGCGGTGATCACGACGTTCGCGCTGGGTCGTGAAAGGGGTCCCGTCTGAGCGACCCGCGCCCCTTCAGGGGCGCGGGGAACTGCGCGACCAGTCCTCACCCGGCCCGCAGAATTAATCACCGCGCCCCCGGCTGAGCGCCTAGCATTGCTGTCATGACCTGGCGACATTGATCCACCAGCCGTGCCTCCCGAGGGGCCCGAGGACCGCCTCGGACGCCGTATCTCCGGCGTCCGAACTGTCCCTGCGGTCCCTACGGGAAGGCCTCATGACTCTCTCACCTGCGCGTGTGCCCGGCACCGGCCCTGGCTCCGGCCCCGCCGTCCGGCGGCTGACGACCACGCTGTACGGCTACGCGTTCCTCGACGACTTCGTCCTGCTCTACCCGGTCTACGCCCTGCTGTTCAGCGACACGGGGCTCACGGTCTGGCAGATCTCCTCGCTGTTCTGCCTGTGGGCGCTGACCGGCGTCCTGCTGGAGATCCCGTCCGGCGCCTGGGCCGACGCCGTGTCGCGGCGCCTGCTCCTTTGGTTCGGACCGCTGCTCACGGCCGCCGGATTCGCCCTGTGGGTACTCGCCCCGTCGTACTGGGCCTTCGCCCTCGGCTTCGTCCTCTGGGGCGCCAAGGGAGCGCTCGGCTCCGGCGCGCTGGAGGCGCTGGTGTACGAGGAGCTGGACCGGCTCGGCGCGGCCGACCGGTACGCGACCGTCATGGGCCGGGCCCGCGCGGCCGGGCTCGTGGCCGTGATGGCGGCGATGCCGGGGACCGGCCCGGTGTTCGCGTTCGGCGGCTACCCGGCCGTCGGGTTCGCAAGTGTGCTGGCCTGTCTGCTGGCGGCAGCCACCGCGGCACGCTTCCCGGAGCACCGAAAACCGGCTGACGCTGCAATGGGTCGGCGCGACGGCTGGACCCGGACGCTGCGGGCCGGGCTCGCGGAGGCCCGTGGCGACCGGTCCGTCCGTGGCGCCCTGCTGCTGGTCCCGGCCGTCACCGCCGTGTGGGGCGCCCTCGACGAGTACACACCGCTGCTCGTCCGCGACACGGGCGTCGCGGAGAGCGCGGTCCCGAACTGGCTGTTGCTGATCTGGGCGGGGGCGACGGTCGGCGGGCTGCTGGCCGGCGCGGGCAGGCGGCTGGGCACGGGCGGGTTCGCCGGTCTGCTCGCGGTCTCCGCGGTGGCACTGGCCGCGGGGGCGTGGGTGCGGACCCCGGCCGGCATCGGCCTTGTGGCGCTCTCCTTCTGCGGTTTCCAGCTGGCGAGCGTGCTGGCCGACGCCCGGCTCCAGGACCGGATCGGCGGAACCGGCCGGGCCACCCTGACCTCGGTGGCCGGGGTGGGCACCGACCTGACCACCATCGCCGTGTACGGCACCTACGGGGTGATCGGGTCGGCGACCACGCACGGTGCCGCCTTCGCCCTGTTCGCGGTGCCCTACCTCGTGACGGCCGCGCTGCTGGCGGCCGTCGGAAAGGCGGCGGCCGGGAAGAGGGCCAGCGGGAAGGGGGCCGCCCGCGCGGCTAGAACTTCGGGTTCCAAGGCACGACCGTGAAGTCTCCCGTGCCCTTCTTGACCTTCTCGAAGGGCGCGGAGCCGACGCACTTGGGCAGGTCCTTCGTCTCGACGGGGTTTCCGGTGGAGGCCCAGCTGTACCCGAGCCGGTCCTGCCCTCCGGTGTCATGGACGGTGATGCCGACCCGCTTGCCCTTGGCGCCAGGCAGGTCCGAATCGGTGACGACACCGGAGACGACGGCCACCTTGCCGCCGGTGACGAGGCAGTCCACCTCGGCCTTCGCCCAGGCACCGTCGCCGCCCGCGTAGTGGCTCCACTCGAAGGTGCCGGTGGCCTTCAGCGGATCGTCCGTGTCCTTCGCCGCCAGATGCGCGTCGAAGGAGAACGTGATGTCGTCCCCGGCCGACCGGTACAGCTTCGCCCTGCCGGTGAGCGCGGCGGCCTCACGCCGACGCTCACCGGACGCGGAGGTGGACGCGGAGGCGACGGAGGGCGCTGACGCGGTCGAGGCAGTGGACGGCGTTGAGGCCACTCCGGTGGTGGCGGTCGACGGCGTGGTGGAGGCGGTGGCGGACGAGGTGGCCCCGGCGGTCCCGGCGGTCCCCGTGGCCCCGGCGGTCACGAGCAGAGCGGCACCGAGCACGGCGGTCTTCGTACGGCGGTTCATGTCGGCCCTTCGTGGTTCGTTGGGTGGTTCGACGGCGGGTGCGGACAGCACTCACTGTCCCGGCGCCGGCGCCGCGCCACATCGCGCCGCAGGCTGCACCGCGCCTCCGCCACCCGGCGGGGGAGCGCGCCCCTGACCTGCGCCCCTGGGAGGAAGGCCCTTCATCCCAGGGGCGCAGGTCAGGGGCGCGCAACGAATCGCCGCCGTACCGCCGACGGACGCAACGATTCGTTCACCGGCGCGCAACGGCTCCTCCTTGTCCGCCCGAGCCCGTCGCCCGTACCGTCTATCTGGCCCCCCGAACCGCCTCCGATCCCGGTGAGGAACACGCATGCGCACCGCCCTGCTCCAGAGCTCCGGCCGTCCCGGCTCGGTCGTCGAGAACCTCAAGGTCCTCGACGAGGCCGCGGGCCGTGCCGCCGCCGCGGGCGCCGGGCTCCTCGCCGCCCCGGAGATGTTCCTGACCGGCTACGCGATCGGCGCCGACGTGCGCCGGCTCGCCGAGCCCGCCGACGGTGACTCCGCGGACGAGATCGCCGAGATCGCCTCCCGGCACGGCGTGGCCATCGCCTACGGCTACCCGGAGCGCGCGGGAGAGCTGGTCTTCAACTCGGCCCAGCTGATCTCCGCCGACGGCACGCGCCTCGCCAACTACCGCAAGACCCATCTCTTCGGCTGCTTCGAGCAGGAGTGGTTCACGCCCGGCGACGAGCCTGTCGTCCAGGCCGAGCTCGACGGCCTCCGCGTCGGCCTGATGATCTGCTACGACGTGGAGTTCCCGGAGAACGTCCGCGCGCACGCCCTCGCCGGCACCGACTTCCTCGTCGTGCCCACGGCCCAGATGCACCCGTTCCAGTTCGTCGCCGAGTCCGTCGTACCGGTGCGTGCCTTCGAGAACCAGATGTACGTCGCGTACGTCAACCGGGTCGGTGCGGAAGGGGAGTTCGAGTTCGTCGGGCTCTCCACGCTGGCCGGCCCCGACGGGGGCGCCCGGGCCCGAGCAGGCCGCGGCGAGGAACTCGTCCTCGGTGACGTGGACCCCGCCCTCCTCGCCGCCTCGCGCGAGGCCAACCCGTATCTGAAGGACCGCCGCCCCGGCCTCTACGGGTCCCTCGTCTGACCTCCCCCGATCCACCGGGCCTGCCCCAGCCCCCCAGGCAGCCTCACCACCCAGCTTTCCCCGCAAGGAGTCCGTACCCCATGACGTCCACGGTGCCCCCCGCCGTCCCGCACACCGACGCGCAGCCGCCGATCACCATGTTCGGCCCGGACTTCCCATACGCGTACGACGACTTCCTCGCGCACCCCGCGGGCCTCGGCCAGATACCGGCGACCGAGCTCGGCACCGAGGTCGCCGTCATCGGCGGCGGTCTGTCCGGCATCGTGGCCGCGTACGAGCTGATGAAGATGGGCCTCAAGCCCGTCGTGTACGAGGCCGACAGGATCGGCGGACGGCTGCGGACCGTGGGCTTCGACGGGTGCGACCCCTCCCTCACCGCCGAGATGGGCGCGATGCGCTTTCCGCCGTCCTCCACGGCACTCCAGCACTACATCGACCTGGTGGGGCTGCGGACCGAGCCGTTCCCCAACCCCCTCGCCGAGGCGACCCCTTCGACCGTCGTCGACCTCAAGGGCGAGTCGCACTACGCGACCAGCGTCGACGACCTGCCGCAGGTCTACCGCGACGTGATGAACGCGTGGAACGCCTGCCTCGAAGAGGGCGCCGACTTCTCCGACATGAACCAGGCCATGCGTGAGCGCGATGTGCCGCGCATCCGCGAGATCTGGGCGAAGCTCGTCGAGAAGCTCGACAACCAGACCTTCTACGGCTTCCTCTGCGAGTCGGAGTCCTTCAAGTCCTTCCGGCACCGAGAGATCTTCGGCCAGGTCGGCTTCGGTACCGGCGGCTGGGACACCGACTTCCCGAACTCCATCCTGGAGATCCTGCGCGTCGTCTACACCGAGGCCGACGACCACCACCGCGGCATCGTCGGCGGCAGCCAGCAGCTCCCGCTGCGCCTGTGGGAGCGCGAGCCGCAGAAGATCGTGCACTGGGCGTACGGCACCTCGCTCGCCACCCTGCACGACGGGACACCGCGGCCCGCCGTGACCCGTCTGAACCGCACGGCCGGCAACGGGATCACGGTCACCGACGCCTCCGGCGACATCCGTACGTACCGGGCGGCGATCTTCACCGCCCAGTCCTGGATGCTGCTGTCCAAGGTCGCCTGCGACGACGCGCTCTTCCCGATCGACCACTGGACGGCGATCGAGCGCACCCACTACATGGAGTCGAGCAAGCTCTTCGTGCCGGTCGACAGGCCGTTCTGGCTGGACAAGGCCGTCGACGACAGGGGAAATCCGACGGGCCGGGACGTCATGTCGATGACGCTCACCGACCGCATGACGCGCGGCACCTACCTCCTCGACGACGGGCCGGACAAGCCCGCCGTCATCTGCCTCTCCTACACCTGGTGCGACGACAGCCTGAAGTGGCTGCCGCTGTCCGCGAACGAGCGGATGGAGGTCATGCTGAAGTCGCTCGGCGAGATCTACCCGAAGGTCGACATCAGGAAGCACATCATCGGCAACCCGGTGACCGTGTCCTGGGAGAACGAGCCCTACTTCATGGGCGCGTTCAAGGCCAACCTGCCCGGTCACTACCGCTACCAGCGGCGCCTGTTCACCCACTTCATGCAGGACCGGCTGCCCGAGGACAAGCGGGGCATCTTCCTCGCGGGCGACGACATCTCCTGGACGGCCGGCTGGGCCGAGGGCGCCGTACAGACCGCCCTCAACGCCGTATGGGGCGTCATGCACCACTTCGGCGGCGGAACGGACCCGGCCAACCCGGGCCCCGGCGACGTATACGACGACATCGCCCCGGTGGAACTGCCCGAGGACTGAGCGCCCCAAAGGGGCGCGAGGAACTGCGCGACCAGCCCCCACCGGCCCGCAGACAGATCACAGCGTTCCCAACGGAGTGAGCAAGCACCGGCCGACCAGGCCAACCCCCGTGTCGAGCCGCTCGACGAACTCCCCGGCCAGGTCGGGGAGTTCCCGCAACGCCCACACGGCCCGCGCGGCGGACCACGCCGCGTCCCGCGCCCGGTCCAGACTCCACGCGCCGAGCAGATGGGTCAGCGGGTCGGCGATCTGGAGGAGATCGGGGCCCGGCATCAGATCTTCGCGGATCCGCTCCTCCAGCGAGACGAGGACGTCACCCACGCGATCGAACTCGTCCTCCAGCTCGGCCGGTTCGCAGCCGAGCGTACGACAGGTGTCCACCACCGCGAGCGCCAGATCGTGCCCGATGTGCGCATTGATGCCCGCAAGGGCGAACTGCAGCGGACGTACTCCGGGATGGCGCCGGAGCTGGAACAGCGGCCGCCAGCAGGCGGGCGGACGACGCTCGTCCGCCACCGCCTCGACGGCGTCCAGATAGCGCTCGGCGAACCGCACGTCCAGCGTGATCGCGGCGCGGGTGTCGATGAAGTGCCCTGTCTCCAGGCGCCGGTCGACCTCCTCGGTGACGGCGAGGTAGACACGGTTGAAGACCGCGACACCGTCCCGCTCGGGCCAGGCCGCACCCAGCGCACGCATCCGGTGCACCACCGCGTCGACGCCGTGCACGCGAGCTGTGAACTGTTCCAACGGCACCATGGGGGCAGGGTCCCAGGCCTACGCTGTGCCGAGGGCCGCCGGGCCGAGCGCTTCCCCAGAACGGGGGAACACGCGGGACCCGGCGGAGGGGGGAGCACCACGTGTCAGGGCAACGTGCCCATCGCCTGGCCGCACGCAGGGCCGAGCGCAGGCGCGCCGCCCGGCGCGGCGCCATGGTCGCCGTGGCGTCCGCGGTCGTCGTGGTCGGCACCGTGACGGGGATGATGTCCGCGCTCGACGACGGTCGGGGCAGCGACGAGGCGCGTCCCGACGTCACCAGCTCACCGCTTCTGCAGCCGCTGCCCGGCGTGCCCACGCCGTCGCCCTCGAAGACGTCCGCCTCACCGTCCCCGTCGCCCTCCCCGACGAAGGCGAAGCCGAGCCCGAAGCCCTCGAAGAGCGCGTCGACGAAACCGAGGACGGAGCCCGTGTCGGTGCAGCTGTACCGCCATCCCGAGTCCCAGGTACTCGACTGGGTCCGTGACCATCGCGACGACCCGCGCCGCCCGCTCATCGAGTCCCGGATAGCCGACCGGCCCGCCGCGGTGTGGTTCGCGGACTACACGCCGTCGAACATCACCGCCCGCGTCAGGGCGGTCACCTCGGCCGGCTCGGCGAAGGACAGGGTCCCGGTCGTCGTCCCGTACGCGATATCGAACCGGGACTGCGGAGGGGCCTCGCAGGGCGGTGCGCCGGACCTCGGGGCGTACGACGGGTGGATCGACAAGTTCGCGGCGGGCCTCGGTTCCGAGGAGGTCATCGTGGTCCTGGAGCCGGACGCGATCGCCCAGTCGGACTGCCTGTCCGAGGGCGACCGGGCCGCCCGCTTCGCCTCGCTGGCCCGCGCGGGACGCGTCCTCAAGGCGGCGAACCCGAAGGCGCGGGTCTACTTCGACGCGGGCCATTCCGACTGGAACACCCCGGAGAAGCAGGCCGGACTGCTGCGCCGGGCCGGTGCCGCGTCCGCCGCCTCCTCGGACGGCATCTTCAGCAACGTCTCGAACTTCAACCGGACGGGCGACGAGATCGCGTACGTCCGCCGGACCCTCGACGCCCTCGGCGGCCCCGCGGGCCTGGGCGCCGTCATCGACACCAGCCGCAACGGCAACGGCGCCCCGGCCGACGGCGAGTGGTGCGACCCAGCGGGCCGCAAGCTCGGACAGGCGCCGACCATGAGCACCGGAGAGGCGCGGATCGACGCCTACCTGTGGGTGAAGCTGCCCGGCGAGTCCGACGGCTGCAAGGGCGCCCCGGGGACGTTCACCCCGGACTACGCCTACGACTTGGCACGCTGACCGCCCGCCGAGTCGGATCCCGAGCCCGATGCCGAGTCGGAGCCGGAGCCGTAAGACGACGTGCCCTCGTCCAGCAGCGGCTCCTGCGACTTGAGGTGCGCGGGAGCCATGGCGCGCAGCGCGTGGTACCCGATGATGACGACGAGCGTCCCGAGCGCGATGCCGCTCAGCGAGAACGTGTCGGTGAACTCCAGCGTGACGTTGCCGACGCCGATGATGATGCCCGCCGCGGCCGGCACCAGATTCAGCGGATTGCGCAGGTCCACCCCGGCGTTGAGCCAGATCTGCGCGCCCAGCAGGCCGATCATGCCGTACAGGATGACCGTGATCCCGCCGAGCACACCGCCCGGAATGGCGGCCACGACCGCGCCGAACTTCGGGCAGAGGCCGAAGAGCAGCGCGAAGCCCGCGGCGGCCCAGTAGGCGGCCGTGGAGTAGACACGGGTCGCGGCCATGACGCCGATGTTCTCGGAGTACGTCGTGTTGGGCGGGCCGCCCACGGCGGTGGAGAGCATCGAGCCGACGCCGTCCGCGGAGATCGCCGTGCCCAGCCTGTCGTCCAGCGGGTCGCCGGTCATCTCGCCGACCGCCTTCACATGGCCCGCGTTCTCGGCGACCAGCGCGATGACGACGGGCAGCGCCACGAGGATCGCCGACCACTCGAAGGACGGGCCGTGGAAGTTCGGCAGCCCGATCCAGTCGGCCCGGCCCACGGCGGAGAGGTCGAGCCGCCAGTGATCGGTGAGTCTGCCGCTCGCGTCGACCGAGTGGATCCGCCCGAAGACGCGGTCGAAGACCCAGGAGATCCCGTACCCGAAGACCAGCCCGAGGAAGATCGCGATCCGTGACCAGAAACCGCGCAGGCACACCACGGCCAGAGCCGTGAACACCATCACGAGCAGGGCCGTCCACTGGTCCTGCGGCCAGTACGTCGAGGCGGTGACCGGCGCCAGGTTGAAGCCGATCAGCATGACGACCGCGCCCGTGACGATCGGCGGCATCGCGGCGTGGATGATCCGCGCCCCGAACCGCTGCACCGCCAGACCCACGAGGAACAGCGCGACCCCGACCACGAAGACGGCACCGGTCACGGTCGCACTGCTGCCGCCCTGCGCTCGGATCACCGCCGCGACGCCCACGAAGGACAGCGAGCAGCCGAGATAGCTGGGCACCCGGCCGCGGGTCGCGAGCAGGAAGATCACCGTCGCGACACCCGACATCATGATCGCGAGGTTCGGGTCCAGGCCCATCAGGACCGGCGCGACGAAGGACGCCCCGAACATCGCCACCACGTGCTGGGCACCGAGCCCGGCCGTACGCGGCCACGACAGCCGTTCGTCGGGGCGGACGACCGCCCCCGGCGCGGGCGTGCGCCCGTCACCGTGCAGCTTCCAGCGCACGCCGAGGTCCATGGTGGGTTCCGCTTTCTCTGTACGTCGAGATCCTGACGTCGACGGACCGACGTCAAGATCCGTAAGTGAAGATCAGCGCCATGGTAGGGCGGAGCGGGGAGGGCGACCGGTTCAGGGCCGGCGATCCGGAACCGGCGCGTCCGCCGGGCTGACCTTCCCGCCGGCGGTGCGGCCGCTGGCACGCAGCACGTTCGCGAACGAGGCGAGACCGAGAGTCAGCACCGTCACCAGGACGAACGACGTCACCAGGCTCGTCGCGTCCGCCACGGCCCCGATCGCCGACGGCGCGATCAGGCCCGAGGTGTACGTGATGGTGGCGACGCCCGCGATGGCCTGGGACGGGTTGGGGCCGCTGCGACCGGCCGCCGCGAAGCAGAGCGGGACGACGACGGCGATGCCGAGGCCCAGCAGGGCGAAGCCGGCCATGGCCGCCGCGGCGTTCTGGGCCAGTACGACGAGCAGCGCGCCGAGGGTCGCGAGGGCGCCGCTGACCCGTACCGTGCGGACCGGGCCGAAGCGGTCCACCACCGAGTCGCCGGCGAACCGCGCGATCGCCATGGTGAGCGTGAAACCCGTCGTGGACGCGGCCGCGACCCCGGCCGAGCTGTCGAGGACGTCCCGCAGATACACCGCGGACCAGTCCAGGCTCGCCCCCTCCGCGAACACCGCGCAGAAGCCGATCGCACCGATGAGCAGCGCCGACCTCGGAGGCAGCGCGAAGCGCGGGGGCGGTTCCTCGTCCTCGGTGGGACGCAGGTCCAGCACCCACTGGCAGGCGGCCACGCCGATCAGCGTGAGCGCCACGGCGGCGAGCGCGTGGTGCAGACGCGCGTCCGAGCCCAGATGGGCGGCGACGGTACCGGCCGCCGAGCCGACCAGGGCGCCCGCGCTCCACATCCCGTGCAGCCCCGACATGATCGACTTGTCGAGCCGGTTCTCTATCTCGACACCCAGGGCGTTCATCGCCACATCGGCCATGCCCGCCGTCGCGCCGTAGACGAAGAGGGCCATGCACAGGGTCAGCAGGTTCGGCGCGAGTGCCGGGAGGACGAGAGCGAGCGTCCACAGCGCGATCAGGCCGCGCAGGGCCCTGCGGGCGCCGAAGCGGTGACTGACACTGCCCGCGAGTGGCATCGCGACGGACGCGCCGATCGCCGGGAACGCGAGTGCCAGGCCGAGCTGGCCCGCGCTCACGGAGGCGTGGTCCTGGATCCACGGGACGCGGGTCGCGAACGAACCGGTGACGGCACCGTGCACGGCGAACACCACCGCCACGGCGTACCGGGAGTGCTTCACCTCGCGCCGGTCGTAGACCACTTCACCCATTTTCCCGGTCCCTCCCTGTCCTCTCCCCACTGTGCCGCCGTAAACTATCAGGGACCCTGCCTGATAGATAGGCGGTATCGGGCCCTGCCGCCCCGGCGCCCCCGATCTGGAAGGATCCCGGCATGCCCGCATCACCGAGCACCGCCCGGGCCATCAACGACCGGCTCGCCCTGCGCCTCCTGCAGCAGGAAGGCCCTTTGACGGCAGGGCAGTTGAAGCAGCTCACCGGCCTGTCCCGGCCCTCCGTCGCCGACCTGGTGGAACGCCTCGCCGCGGCCGGACTCATAGGCGTCGTGGGGGAGTCGGGCGAACAGCGACGCGGCCCGAACGCCCGCCTGTACGGGATCGTCGCCGACCGCGCGCACCTGGCCGCGCTGGACGTACGGACCGAGGGCGTGGCCGTCCTCGTGTCGGATCTGCTCGGCTCGGTGCTGGCCGAGGCGTCGGTGCCGATCGGCGACGGTACGGACACCGGGCCCGCCGTCGAGCAGGCGGTCACGCTGGTCGAACGTACGGCCAAGGAGGCGGGCGTCGAGCGGCTGCACACCATCGGCGTCGGCGCCCCCGGGCTGATCGACCCCGCCACCGGAGAGCTCCGCGACTCCTCGGGACTGCCCGAATGGCACCGCCGCCTCGCCGCGGCGTTGCAGGAGCGACTGCCGGCGCGCGTCCTCGTCGAGAACGAGACCAACCTCGCGGCGCTGGCCGAGCAGCGCGACGGGGCCGCACAGGACCGCGACACCTTCGTCCTGCTCTGGCTCGGCCACGGCATCGGCGCGGCCGTCGTCCTCGACGGCGTCCTGCGCCGGGGTGCCTCCGGCGGTACGGGCGAGATCGGCTTCCTGCCGGTGCCGGGCACGAGCGGCATGCCGTCCGCGACGGGCTGCGAGGGCGGCTTCCACTCCCTGGCGGGCGCCGCCGCGATCTCCGAACTGGCGGGGCGCTACGGGATCGTGGCGCCCGCCGCGCCGCACGAACCGTATGCGGCGGCGCTGGTGCGGGAGGCCGTGGCGCGGGTCGGGGCCGATGCCGAGGACCCCCTGGCCTCGGGTTTTCTCGACATGCTCGCCGAACGCGTTGCCCTCGGTGCCGCGTCCGTCGTCGCCGTCCTCGACCCCGGTTGCCTGGTGCTCGCGGGCGAGATCGGCGGCGCGGGCGGCGAGGTGCTGGCCGCCCGCGTCCGGGACCGGGTCGGCCGTATGTCGCCGCTGCCCACCGAGGTGCGGGCCGGAACCCTGGGCGGCGGCGCCGTGCTCCGTGGGGCGCTGCTGATGGCGCGGGACGGGGCCCAGGACGAACTGTTCGCGCCTCCGGAGAGGTGACGCTCGTCTACGAAGAGGCGAAGGGCCGCCTCCGGAGGGATGACGCCGGTCCCTGGAGAGACGGCGCACGGGGGCGGTCGATGTCCGGGAAACGGAGACCCGGCGGCGGGGCAAGGGCCTCCGTCACCGCCGCCGGGTCGTTCTGGGGGCGGGCCGGCGAACGCGGAGCCCGTGGAGGCGTCGGTGAACGCAGACCCTAAAGAGGACTAGACCAAAGCGTCAATAGGTATGGACCAATCATAAGCTGCTGTGTCTGAAAGGTAGTTGGTCCGCCACGAGTGTCCAGTGAAGTCCATCGCCACACCCTGTGAGGCAGCCCACAACATTCGCCCGCATGGGCGTCGATCAGGCGTGGCACACTGAGTCTGTACCAGAAGCAGCGCACTCCGGGGTCGGTGAAAGTCCGAACCGGCGGTTACAGTCCGCGACCCGGTCGCTTCCAGCGGCCGGTTGACCAGGTGAAATTCCTGGACCGACGGTTAAAGTCCGGATGGGAGGCAGTGCGCGGCGGGCGGGCATTCGTGCGCGCCGCCGTCTGTTTCGACGTGTCCCACGGGCACGTCCTACTCTCGGCGTCGCCCTCGGTGTCCTCGCTCGCTCATATCTGTCGTCATCGACAGGCCCCGGAGTCCGTGCCCGAAATGGCAGGAGGACCCGGGAAGTGTTCACCGGAATCGTCGAAGAGCTGGGTGAGATCACCGCCGTCGAGAACCTCGGTGACGCCTCCCGTTTCCGGCTCCGTGGCCCCGTAGTCACCGAAGGCGCCCGCCACGGCGACTCCATCGCCGTCAACGGCGTCTGTCTGACGGTCGTCGAGCACGAGGGCGACGAGTTCACCGCCGACGTGATGGCGGAGACCCTGGACCGCTCCAGCCTCGGCGC is drawn from Streptomyces liliifuscus and contains these coding sequences:
- a CDS encoding MFS transporter, with protein sequence MGEVVYDRREVKHSRYAVAVVFAVHGAVTGSFATRVPWIQDHASVSAGQLGLALAFPAIGASVAMPLAGSVSHRFGARRALRGLIALWTLALVLPALAPNLLTLCMALFVYGATAGMADVAMNALGVEIENRLDKSIMSGLHGMWSAGALVGSAAGTVAAHLGSDARLHHALAAVALTLIGVAACQWVLDLRPTEDEEPPPRFALPPRSALLIGAIGFCAVFAEGASLDWSAVYLRDVLDSSAGVAAASTTGFTLTMAIARFAGDSVVDRFGPVRTVRVSGALATLGALLVVLAQNAAAAMAGFALLGLGIAVVVPLCFAAAGRSGPNPSQAIAGVATITYTSGLIAPSAIGAVADATSLVTSFVLVTVLTLGLASFANVLRASGRTAGGKVSPADAPVPDRRP
- a CDS encoding uracil-xanthine permease family protein translates to MDLGVRWKLHGDGRTPAPGAVVRPDERLSWPRTAGLGAQHVVAMFGASFVAPVLMGLDPNLAIMMSGVATVIFLLATRGRVPSYLGCSLSFVGVAAVIRAQGGSSATVTGAVFVVGVALFLVGLAVQRFGARIIHAAMPPIVTGAVVMLIGFNLAPVTASTYWPQDQWTALLVMVFTALAVVCLRGFWSRIAIFLGLVFGYGISWVFDRVFGRIHSVDASGRLTDHWRLDLSAVGRADWIGLPNFHGPSFEWSAILVALPVVIALVAENAGHVKAVGEMTGDPLDDRLGTAISADGVGSMLSTAVGGPPNTTYSENIGVMAATRVYSTAAYWAAAGFALLFGLCPKFGAVVAAIPGGVLGGITVILYGMIGLLGAQIWLNAGVDLRNPLNLVPAAAGIIIGVGNVTLEFTDTFSLSGIALGTLVVIIGYHALRAMAPAHLKSQEPLLDEGTSSYGSGSDSASGSGSDSAGGQRAKS
- a CDS encoding flavin monoamine oxidase family protein, which codes for MTSTVPPAVPHTDAQPPITMFGPDFPYAYDDFLAHPAGLGQIPATELGTEVAVIGGGLSGIVAAYELMKMGLKPVVYEADRIGGRLRTVGFDGCDPSLTAEMGAMRFPPSSTALQHYIDLVGLRTEPFPNPLAEATPSTVVDLKGESHYATSVDDLPQVYRDVMNAWNACLEEGADFSDMNQAMRERDVPRIREIWAKLVEKLDNQTFYGFLCESESFKSFRHREIFGQVGFGTGGWDTDFPNSILEILRVVYTEADDHHRGIVGGSQQLPLRLWEREPQKIVHWAYGTSLATLHDGTPRPAVTRLNRTAGNGITVTDASGDIRTYRAAIFTAQSWMLLSKVACDDALFPIDHWTAIERTHYMESSKLFVPVDRPFWLDKAVDDRGNPTGRDVMSMTLTDRMTRGTYLLDDGPDKPAVICLSYTWCDDSLKWLPLSANERMEVMLKSLGEIYPKVDIRKHIIGNPVTVSWENEPYFMGAFKANLPGHYRYQRRLFTHFMQDRLPEDKRGIFLAGDDISWTAGWAEGAVQTALNAVWGVMHHFGGGTDPANPGPGDVYDDIAPVELPED
- a CDS encoding DUF5995 family protein translates to MVPLEQFTARVHGVDAVVHRMRALGAAWPERDGVAVFNRVYLAVTEEVDRRLETGHFIDTRAAITLDVRFAERYLDAVEAVADERRPPACWRPLFQLRRHPGVRPLQFALAGINAHIGHDLALAVVDTCRTLGCEPAELEDEFDRVGDVLVSLEERIREDLMPGPDLLQIADPLTHLLGAWSLDRARDAAWSAARAVWALRELPDLAGEFVERLDTGVGLVGRCLLTPLGTL
- a CDS encoding MFS transporter, whose amino-acid sequence is MTLSPARVPGTGPGSGPAVRRLTTTLYGYAFLDDFVLLYPVYALLFSDTGLTVWQISSLFCLWALTGVLLEIPSGAWADAVSRRLLLWFGPLLTAAGFALWVLAPSYWAFALGFVLWGAKGALGSGALEALVYEELDRLGAADRYATVMGRARAAGLVAVMAAMPGTGPVFAFGGYPAVGFASVLACLLAAATAARFPEHRKPADAAMGRRDGWTRTLRAGLAEARGDRSVRGALLLVPAVTAVWGALDEYTPLLVRDTGVAESAVPNWLLLIWAGATVGGLLAGAGRRLGTGGFAGLLAVSAVALAAGAWVRTPAGIGLVALSFCGFQLASVLADARLQDRIGGTGRATLTSVAGVGTDLTTIAVYGTYGVIGSATTHGAAFALFAVPYLVTAALLAAVGKAAAGKRASGKGAARAARTSGSKARP
- a CDS encoding Repetin: MNRRTKTAVLGAALLVTAGATGTAGTAGATSSATASTTPSTATTGVASTPSTASTASAPSVASASTSASGERRREAAALTGRAKLYRSAGDDITFSFDAHLAAKDTDDPLKATGTFEWSHYAGGDGAWAKAEVDCLVTGGKVAVVSGVVTDSDLPGAKGKRVGITVHDTGGQDRLGYSWASTGNPVETKDLPKCVGSAPFEKVKKGTGDFTVVPWNPKF
- a CDS encoding glycoside hydrolase family 6 protein, which gives rise to MVAVASAVVVVGTVTGMMSALDDGRGSDEARPDVTSSPLLQPLPGVPTPSPSKTSASPSPSPSPTKAKPSPKPSKSASTKPRTEPVSVQLYRHPESQVLDWVRDHRDDPRRPLIESRIADRPAAVWFADYTPSNITARVRAVTSAGSAKDRVPVVVPYAISNRDCGGASQGGAPDLGAYDGWIDKFAAGLGSEEVIVVLEPDAIAQSDCLSEGDRAARFASLARAGRVLKAANPKARVYFDAGHSDWNTPEKQAGLLRRAGAASAASSDGIFSNVSNFNRTGDEIAYVRRTLDALGGPAGLGAVIDTSRNGNGAPADGEWCDPAGRKLGQAPTMSTGEARIDAYLWVKLPGESDGCKGAPGTFTPDYAYDLAR
- a CDS encoding carbon-nitrogen hydrolase family protein, with protein sequence MRTALLQSSGRPGSVVENLKVLDEAAGRAAAAGAGLLAAPEMFLTGYAIGADVRRLAEPADGDSADEIAEIASRHGVAIAYGYPERAGELVFNSAQLISADGTRLANYRKTHLFGCFEQEWFTPGDEPVVQAELDGLRVGLMICYDVEFPENVRAHALAGTDFLVVPTAQMHPFQFVAESVVPVRAFENQMYVAYVNRVGAEGEFEFVGLSTLAGPDGGARARAGRGEELVLGDVDPALLAASREANPYLKDRRPGLYGSLV